The proteins below are encoded in one region of Tomitella fengzijianii:
- a CDS encoding DUF1416 domain-containing protein produces MCGAPVQSQTLPAGVDAETETVITGRVAGKDGQPVGGAFVRLLDSSGEFTAEVVASATGDFRFFAGPGSWTVRALSSAGNGDTTIAPSGPGVHETTITIGA; encoded by the coding sequence ATGTGCGGAGCACCAGTGCAGAGTCAGACCCTTCCCGCCGGGGTCGACGCGGAGACCGAGACCGTGATCACGGGTCGGGTCGCGGGAAAGGACGGGCAGCCGGTGGGCGGCGCGTTCGTCCGTCTCCTCGACTCGTCGGGCGAGTTCACCGCCGAGGTCGTCGCGTCCGCCACCGGCGACTTCCGGTTCTTCGCCGGACCGGGCAGCTGGACCGTCCGTGCGCTGTCGTCCGCCGGCAACGGCGACACGACCATCGCACCGTCCGGGCCGGGCGTGCACGAGACGACGATCACCATCGGCGCGTAG
- a CDS encoding sulfurtransferase: MARSDVLVSTDWAQKNIGADGIVFVEVDEDTSAYETGHIEGAVRLDWRADLQDPVRRDFLDREGFSKLLSERGIAADDTVVLYGGNNNWFAAYAYWYLKYYGHKDVKLVDGGRKKWELDARPLSTDAVHRPATEYKAQQPDTSIRAYRDDVIAAIGNQNLVDVRSPGEFSGELAAPAHLPQEQAQGRGHVPGALNVPWSQAANEDGTFKSDEELTELYGAKGFDDSKETIAYCRIGERSSHTWFVLQEILGKKNVRNYDGSWVEYGSLVGAPVEQGA; the protein is encoded by the coding sequence ATGGCACGCTCCGACGTCCTGGTCAGCACCGACTGGGCACAGAAGAACATCGGCGCGGACGGCATCGTCTTCGTCGAGGTCGACGAAGACACCAGCGCGTACGAGACCGGACACATCGAGGGCGCCGTGCGCCTGGACTGGCGCGCGGACCTGCAGGACCCCGTCCGCCGCGATTTCCTCGACCGCGAGGGATTCAGCAAGTTGCTCTCCGAGCGCGGCATCGCCGCCGACGACACCGTCGTCCTGTACGGCGGCAACAACAACTGGTTCGCCGCGTACGCGTACTGGTACCTGAAGTACTACGGACACAAGGACGTCAAGCTCGTCGACGGCGGCCGCAAGAAGTGGGAGCTCGACGCGCGTCCGCTGTCCACCGATGCGGTGCACCGCCCCGCCACCGAGTACAAGGCGCAGCAGCCCGACACGTCGATCCGCGCCTACCGCGACGACGTCATCGCCGCCATCGGGAACCAGAACCTGGTCGACGTCCGCTCGCCCGGCGAGTTCTCCGGCGAGCTGGCCGCGCCCGCGCATCTCCCGCAGGAGCAGGCGCAGGGCCGCGGCCACGTCCCCGGCGCGCTCAACGTCCCCTGGAGCCAGGCCGCCAACGAGGACGGCACCTTCAAGTCCGACGAGGAGCTCACCGAGCTTTACGGCGCGAAGGGCTTCGACGACTCCAAGGAGACCATCGCCTACTGCCGGATCGGCGAGCGGTCCAGCCACACCTGGTTCGTCCTCCAGGAGATCCTCGGCAAGAAGAACGTCAGGAACTACGACGGCAGCTGGGTCGAGTACGGCTCGCTCGTCGGCGCCCCCGTCGAACAGGGCGCCTGA
- the mshD gene encoding mycothiol synthase, with the protein MRRTSQLTQEEADAVRSAVAVSTRVDGVEPIGDGPMRSLAGGAGTRHLLVHDGSGRLLAYANIEAPGTPHAMVEAFVVPDARGRGIASALLHAATTEAGSQGRIWAHGDGVAARAVAERMDMDVRRELLQLSRPLTDPALPPSRMPEGISFRTFRDADEDELLRVNNAAFSWHPEQGGWTSGDFDEHRAQPWFDPDGIFLAFDEAQPGALLGFHWTKVHAARGDEPALGEVYVLGVDPGAQGRGLGSALTLVGLEHLRDQGLATVMLYVEGDNTAAVNTYTRLGFTRARADVAYGWSS; encoded by the coding sequence CTGCGGCGCACCTCGCAGCTGACGCAGGAGGAGGCGGACGCGGTGCGGTCGGCGGTCGCCGTGTCGACCCGCGTGGACGGGGTGGAGCCGATCGGTGACGGTCCGATGCGCAGCCTCGCCGGCGGCGCCGGGACGCGCCACCTGCTGGTGCACGACGGGTCCGGACGGCTGCTGGCCTATGCCAATATCGAGGCTCCCGGGACGCCGCACGCGATGGTCGAAGCGTTCGTCGTTCCGGACGCGCGGGGCAGGGGCATAGCGTCGGCGCTGCTGCACGCCGCCACCACGGAGGCAGGGTCGCAAGGGCGCATCTGGGCGCACGGGGACGGGGTGGCGGCACGCGCTGTCGCCGAGCGCATGGACATGGACGTCCGACGTGAGTTGCTGCAGCTCTCCCGGCCGCTGACGGACCCCGCGCTGCCGCCGTCGCGGATGCCGGAGGGCATCTCGTTCCGCACGTTCCGCGATGCCGACGAGGACGAGCTGCTGCGCGTCAACAACGCGGCCTTCAGCTGGCACCCGGAGCAGGGCGGGTGGACGTCCGGGGACTTCGACGAGCACCGCGCGCAGCCCTGGTTCGACCCCGACGGCATCTTCCTCGCGTTCGACGAGGCGCAACCGGGCGCGCTCCTGGGCTTCCATTGGACCAAGGTCCACGCGGCGCGCGGCGACGAACCCGCCCTCGGCGAGGTCTACGTGCTGGGCGTGGACCCGGGTGCGCAGGGGCGCGGGCTGGGGTCGGCGCTCACTCTGGTCGGCCTCGAGCATCTGCGTGACCAGGGGTTGGCGACGGTGATGCTCTACGTGGAGGGGGACAACACCGCGGCGGTCAATACCTATACGCGCCTGGGCTTCACACGCGCGCGCGCCGACGTGGCCTACGGGTGGTCGAGCTGA
- a CDS encoding DUF4395 domain-containing protein, with the protein MSLESTHRDAERPAHRQQSAVVDVRGPRFAAAVTTVVLASVLLTGAWWLLAVQAVVFAVGAAFGPRRTPYGWFFSHVVAPRITPPAEREPVAPLRFAQTVGLVFAAVGVAGYAAGVPLLGALATALALFAALLNAAFGFCLGCRMYPMIAYLRMT; encoded by the coding sequence ATGTCCCTCGAATCCACCCACCGCGACGCTGAGCGTCCGGCGCACCGGCAGCAGAGCGCGGTAGTGGACGTCCGCGGCCCCCGATTCGCCGCTGCGGTCACCACCGTGGTCCTGGCGTCGGTCCTGCTCACCGGCGCCTGGTGGCTGCTGGCCGTCCAGGCCGTGGTGTTCGCCGTCGGCGCCGCCTTCGGCCCGCGCCGCACCCCGTACGGCTGGTTCTTCTCCCACGTCGTCGCGCCCCGCATCACGCCGCCGGCGGAGCGGGAACCGGTGGCGCCCCTGCGTTTCGCGCAGACTGTGGGCCTAGTCTTCGCGGCAGTCGGCGTGGCCGGATACGCGGCGGGAGTACCGCTGCTCGGCGCGCTCGCCACTGCGCTGGCACTGTTCGCCGCGCTGCTGAACGCCGCCTTCGGCTTCTGCCTGGGCTGCCGGATGTACCCGATGATCGCCTACCTGCGAATGACATGA
- a CDS encoding winged helix-turn-helix domain-containing protein produces the protein MELLMLSSANDAAAVLPPLGLLAHGVEVVSSLAAAPEQAMRADVIVVDALADLPRARAASASLAAAVPDVPVLIVVSEGDAIALNAEWGLADFVLPSAGPAEVDARLRLLGAQAARGGGTGEPDQAEQSTVTLGELVIDEHTYTARLRGRPVDLTYKEFELLKFLCQSPGRVYTRAQLLHEVWGYDYFGGTRTVDVHVRRLRAKLGSEYESMIGTVRNVGYKSVPQPGSREQGD, from the coding sequence GTGGAGCTGCTGATGTTGTCGTCCGCGAACGACGCGGCGGCAGTGCTGCCGCCGCTCGGCCTGCTCGCACACGGGGTGGAGGTCGTCTCGTCCCTGGCGGCCGCGCCCGAGCAGGCGATGCGGGCGGACGTCATCGTCGTCGACGCTTTGGCGGATCTGCCGCGGGCGCGCGCGGCGTCGGCCTCGCTGGCGGCCGCGGTGCCGGACGTTCCGGTTCTGATCGTCGTCTCCGAGGGCGACGCAATCGCCTTGAACGCCGAGTGGGGGCTCGCGGATTTCGTGCTGCCCTCCGCAGGGCCCGCCGAGGTGGACGCGCGCCTGCGACTGCTCGGGGCGCAGGCGGCACGGGGCGGCGGCACCGGAGAGCCGGACCAGGCGGAGCAATCGACGGTCACGCTGGGCGAGCTGGTGATCGACGAGCACACCTACACCGCCAGGCTGCGCGGCCGGCCGGTGGATCTGACGTACAAGGAGTTCGAGCTGCTGAAGTTCCTGTGCCAAAGCCCGGGGCGGGTGTACACGCGTGCGCAGCTGTTGCACGAGGTGTGGGGCTACGACTACTTCGGCGGTACCAGGACGGTCGACGTGCACGTCCGCCGTCTGCGCGCGAAACTCGGCAGCGAGTACGAGTCCATGATCGGTACCGTTCGGAATGTGGGGTACAAGTCGGTTCCGCAGCCGGGTTCACGCGAACAGGGCGACTGA
- a CDS encoding putative leader peptide yields the protein MMLTRRRAVDLCRLGGCCCSCC from the coding sequence ATGATGCTCACCCGACGCCGCGCAGTAGACCTGTGCCGCCTCGGGGGCTGTTGCTGTTCCTGTTGCTGA
- a CDS encoding LmeA family phospholipid-binding protein, whose protein sequence is MRKLVLGLAALAALLVVVDFGAAIATEYRVSRAVRDSAALGSDPEVSISAFPFLWSVPRGHASAITVSAQDVPTPISYRTTVETRFTGVDFPDGGIISDPRTTVRAEHATASWVIGQTTLGRLLGVPDLEVSEPPDADDAARTGALTYGPPLSAHRVLLTGTVQTSADESGPVRSPVSVVAYLVLDKGMLSIVPSAVWPRAGAPGIEPEPVPSIEVVGPQFAVTIDARHLPYGLDATRVHSDGTDIVVQGGADDVRVRLTDLRSAPDTIVPEGDR, encoded by the coding sequence GTGCGGAAACTCGTCCTGGGACTGGCAGCGCTGGCGGCTCTGCTCGTCGTCGTCGACTTCGGCGCTGCGATCGCCACCGAGTACCGCGTATCGCGCGCCGTACGCGACAGCGCAGCGCTCGGAAGCGACCCGGAGGTCTCGATCTCCGCCTTCCCGTTCCTGTGGTCGGTGCCCCGCGGGCACGCCTCTGCCATCACCGTCAGCGCACAGGACGTACCCACCCCGATCTCTTACCGCACCACGGTCGAAACCCGTTTCACTGGAGTGGATTTCCCGGATGGCGGCATAATCTCCGATCCCCGGACGACGGTCCGCGCGGAGCACGCCACTGCGAGCTGGGTCATCGGCCAGACGACGCTCGGCCGGCTGCTGGGCGTCCCGGACCTGGAGGTGTCCGAGCCGCCCGACGCGGACGACGCCGCCCGGACGGGCGCTCTCACCTACGGCCCGCCGCTCAGCGCCCACCGCGTGCTGCTGACCGGGACGGTGCAGACGTCCGCGGACGAATCCGGCCCCGTGCGCAGTCCGGTCTCCGTCGTCGCCTATCTGGTCCTGGACAAGGGCATGCTGTCGATCGTCCCCAGCGCGGTGTGGCCCCGCGCCGGCGCGCCGGGCATCGAACCCGAGCCGGTCCCGTCGATCGAGGTCGTCGGCCCGCAGTTCGCCGTCACCATCGACGCACGTCACCTCCCCTACGGCCTCGACGCCACCCGCGTGCACTCCGACGGGACCGACATCGTCGTCCAGGGCGGCGCCGACGACGTCCGGGTCCGACTGACCGACCTCCGATCGGCACCGGACACGATCGTCCCGGAGGGGGATCGATGA
- a CDS encoding thioredoxin family protein: MTGTVILVLVVVLAVAVGLVLRARSGTVKPTAGAQTVARRPAPAGRPDDQADRDVDTAEEESGDQTGVQALLRAAGLRGDGPAVVHFSATWCGPCAAVRRVVAGTSARLAAEAPEGAPVQDLELDLDEHAVLARRLRVMSLPTTFIYDAEGVGHGRISGVPDASALAEALRPLR, from the coding sequence ATGACGGGAACGGTGATCCTCGTGCTGGTGGTCGTGCTCGCCGTGGCCGTCGGGCTCGTCCTGCGCGCGCGCTCGGGCACGGTGAAGCCCACGGCCGGCGCACAGACGGTGGCCCGACGCCCGGCACCCGCGGGCCGGCCGGACGACCAGGCCGATCGCGACGTCGACACGGCCGAAGAGGAGTCCGGAGATCAGACCGGGGTGCAGGCGCTGCTGCGCGCCGCGGGGCTGCGCGGCGACGGCCCCGCTGTCGTGCACTTCTCCGCCACCTGGTGCGGCCCCTGCGCGGCGGTGCGCCGGGTGGTGGCCGGCACGTCTGCGCGCCTGGCGGCGGAGGCTCCCGAAGGCGCCCCGGTGCAGGACCTCGAGCTCGACCTGGACGAGCACGCGGTGTTGGCGCGCCGACTGCGGGTCATGTCGCTGCCCACGACCTTCATCTACGACGCCGAGGGCGTCGGCCACGGCCGGATCAGCGGCGTGCCGGACGCGTCCGCGCTCGCTGAAGCGCTGCGCCCGCTGCGCTGA